From Jatrophihabitans sp., the proteins below share one genomic window:
- a CDS encoding GNAT family protein, producing the protein MLFGKLVTLRALTDADLPRLTEFKNDVEVELFGGGDPPRPRSFEVVRAAYEEEAKDKERQNFAIEADGVFIGECGLHNVNRRDGTAEVGIGIGDRAYWGRGYGREALTLLVDYGFRMQNLRKIWLETHGGNERAIRSYRAVGFVEEGRQREQVWSGGRYEDTVLMGLFRSDFWSRPADSAPAG; encoded by the coding sequence ATGCTGTTCGGCAAGCTGGTCACGCTTCGGGCCTTGACCGACGCCGACCTACCGAGGCTGACCGAGTTCAAGAACGACGTCGAGGTCGAGCTGTTCGGCGGCGGCGACCCGCCTCGCCCTCGCTCATTCGAGGTGGTTCGCGCTGCCTACGAGGAGGAGGCGAAGGACAAGGAGAGGCAGAACTTCGCCATCGAGGCTGACGGCGTCTTCATCGGTGAGTGCGGGCTGCACAACGTCAACCGGCGCGACGGCACGGCCGAGGTGGGCATCGGCATCGGCGACCGCGCGTACTGGGGCCGCGGCTACGGCCGCGAGGCGCTGACGTTGCTGGTCGATTACGGCTTCCGGATGCAGAACCTGCGCAAGATCTGGCTGGAGACCCATGGCGGCAACGAGCGGGCGATCCGGTCCTACCGCGCGGTCGGCTTCGTCGAGGAGGGCCGTCAGCGTGAGCAGGTGTGGTCCGGCGGCCGGTACGAGGACACCGTCCTGATGGGCCTATTCCGGTCGGACTTCTGGTCTAGGCCGGCCGACTCAGCGCCGGCCGGCTGA
- the purS gene encoding phosphoribosylformylglycinamidine synthase subunit PurS produces MARVVVDVVMKPEILDPQGQAILGALTRLGIEGVNSVRQGKHFELDVDDDLDDATLTKLADTLLANPVIEDFTISR; encoded by the coding sequence ATGGCCCGCGTAGTAGTCGACGTCGTGATGAAGCCGGAGATCCTGGACCCGCAGGGTCAGGCCATCTTGGGCGCGCTGACCCGGCTCGGCATCGAGGGCGTCAACTCGGTGCGGCAGGGCAAGCACTTTGAACTCGACGTCGATGACGACCTCGATGACGCCACCCTGACCAAGCTGGCCGACACCCTGCTGGCCAATCCGGTCATCGAGGACTTCACCATCTCCCGCTGA
- the purQ gene encoding phosphoribosylformylglycinamidine synthase subunit PurQ yields the protein MSVRVGVVTFPGSLDDRDAMRAVRLAGAEPVPLWHGDKWLSDVDAVVLPGGFSYGDYLRCGAIARFSPAMESVIDGARNGLPVLGICNGFQVLCEAHLLPGALIRNAERRFVCRDQRIRIDNAGTPWTTGYQPGQELVIPIKNIDGGYVADQRTLDELEAEGRVVATYLDGNPNGSYRDIAGICNPAGNVVGLMPHPEHAVDPLTGPSADGLGFFSSVLSKLVNA from the coding sequence GTGAGCGTGCGCGTCGGAGTGGTGACCTTTCCCGGAAGTCTCGACGATCGCGACGCCATGCGCGCGGTCCGGCTGGCCGGCGCCGAGCCGGTGCCGCTGTGGCACGGCGACAAGTGGCTCTCCGACGTCGACGCGGTGGTGCTGCCCGGCGGCTTCTCCTACGGCGACTACCTGCGCTGCGGCGCCATCGCCCGGTTCTCACCGGCCATGGAGTCGGTGATCGACGGCGCCCGTAACGGCCTGCCGGTGCTCGGCATCTGCAACGGCTTCCAGGTGCTGTGCGAGGCCCACCTGCTGCCCGGCGCGCTGATCCGCAACGCCGAGCGCCGGTTCGTCTGCCGCGACCAGCGGATCCGGATCGACAACGCCGGCACCCCCTGGACCACCGGCTACCAGCCCGGCCAGGAGCTGGTGATCCCGATCAAGAACATCGACGGCGGCTACGTCGCCGACCAGCGGACGTTGGACGAGCTCGAAGCCGAGGGCCGGGTGGTGGCCACCTACCTCGACGGCAATCCCAACGGCTCGTACCGCGACATCGCCGGCATCTGCAACCCCGCCGGCAACGTGGTCGGGCTGATGCCGCACCCCGAACACGCTGTGGACCCCCTCACCGGCCCCAGCGCTGACGGCCTGGGTTTCTTCAGCTCCGTCCTGTCCAAGCTGGTCAACGCGTGA
- the purL gene encoding phosphoribosylformylglycinamidine synthase subunit PurL, protein MTATRRASLDTVQVAEGSAEQVQPYAELGLAKDEYARIKEILGRRPTSSELAMYSVMWSEHCSYKSSKVHLKQFAEKKPVKASGEKDILLVGMGENAGVVDVGGGLAVTFKIESHNHPSYVEPHQGAATGVGGIVRDILTMGARPIAVLDSLRFGAAGAADTARVLPGVVSGIGGYGNCLGLPNIGGELVFDPSYLANPLVNALCVGVLRADEIKLAKAEGPGSLVVLFGARTGGDGIGGASVLASASFDNDDDSEVSIAASASERGAESSRKRSGPSKRPAVQVGDPFAEKVLIECCLEIFAADLVTGIQDLGAAGLSCATTELAAAGDGGMMIDLDLAPLRDETLSPEEILMSESQERMMAVVTPQNLEAFEQVCAKWDVTATVLGTVTEGDRLVMRWHGETIVDVPPRTLAHEGPVYRRPVRRPYDQDALNGEHGNGLPRPKTGEQLRATALKLISSPNLADKSWVTDQYDRYVQGNTVLAQPEDAGMVRLPGPDGQDSDLGVAISVDGNGRYCRLDPYAGAQLALAEAYRNVAVTGARPLAVTNCLNFGSPEDPAVMWQFAEAVRGLADGCQQLGIPVTGGNVSFYNQTGTTAILPTPVVGVLGVIDDVTRRTPMALRQDGAQLYLLGDTRDEFGGSEWAHVAHGFLGGRPPAVDLDRERLLADVLINASRDGLIDAAHDLSDGGLFVAVAEACLRGNVGVRLILPEGADPFVFLFSESAGRAIVAVPRTEQVRFTDMCTARGLPAQRIGVLDVLESAIEVQGQFRLPMPELRVAWASTLPALFG, encoded by the coding sequence GTGACCGCCACCCGGAGGGCTTCGCTGGACACGGTGCAGGTCGCCGAGGGCTCCGCCGAGCAGGTCCAGCCCTACGCCGAGCTGGGCCTGGCCAAGGACGAGTACGCCAGGATCAAGGAGATCCTGGGCCGGCGGCCGACCAGCTCGGAGCTGGCGATGTACTCGGTGATGTGGTCCGAGCACTGCTCCTACAAGTCCTCCAAGGTGCACCTGAAGCAGTTCGCCGAGAAGAAGCCGGTGAAGGCCTCCGGCGAGAAGGACATCCTGCTGGTCGGCATGGGTGAGAACGCCGGCGTGGTCGACGTCGGGGGCGGCCTGGCGGTGACCTTCAAGATCGAGTCGCACAACCACCCCTCCTACGTCGAGCCGCATCAGGGCGCGGCCACCGGGGTCGGCGGCATCGTCCGCGACATCCTGACCATGGGCGCGCGCCCGATCGCGGTGCTCGACTCGCTCCGCTTCGGCGCTGCCGGCGCCGCTGACACCGCGCGGGTGCTGCCCGGCGTGGTGTCGGGCATCGGCGGCTACGGCAACTGCCTGGGGCTGCCCAACATCGGCGGCGAGCTGGTGTTCGACCCGAGCTACCTGGCCAACCCGCTGGTGAACGCGCTGTGCGTCGGCGTGCTGCGCGCGGATGAGATCAAGCTGGCCAAGGCCGAGGGGCCCGGCAGCCTGGTCGTGCTGTTCGGCGCCCGCACCGGCGGCGACGGCATCGGCGGCGCCTCGGTGCTGGCCAGCGCCAGCTTCGACAACGATGACGACAGCGAGGTGAGCATCGCAGCGAGCGCCAGCGAGCGAGGAGCGGAGTCGAGCAGAAAGCGCAGCGGGCCGAGCAAGCGCCCGGCGGTGCAGGTCGGCGACCCGTTTGCCGAGAAGGTGCTGATCGAGTGCTGCCTGGAGATCTTCGCCGCCGACCTGGTGACCGGTATCCAGGACCTGGGCGCGGCGGGGCTGTCCTGCGCGACCACCGAGCTGGCCGCGGCCGGCGACGGCGGCATGATGATCGACCTGGACCTCGCGCCCCTGCGCGATGAGACGCTCTCGCCCGAAGAGATCCTGATGAGCGAGTCCCAGGAGCGGATGATGGCGGTGGTGACGCCGCAGAACCTGGAGGCGTTCGAGCAGGTCTGCGCCAAGTGGGACGTCACCGCCACCGTGCTGGGAACCGTGACCGAGGGCGACCGGCTGGTGATGCGCTGGCACGGCGAGACGATCGTCGACGTGCCGCCGCGCACCCTGGCCCACGAGGGCCCGGTGTACCGGCGGCCGGTGCGCCGTCCCTATGACCAGGACGCGCTCAACGGCGAGCACGGCAACGGCCTGCCGCGGCCCAAGACCGGCGAGCAGTTGCGGGCCACCGCGTTGAAGCTGATCAGCTCGCCGAACCTGGCCGACAAGTCCTGGGTCACCGACCAGTACGACCGGTACGTGCAGGGCAACACGGTGCTGGCCCAGCCGGAGGACGCCGGCATGGTCCGGCTGCCCGGGCCGGACGGCCAGGACAGCGACCTCGGCGTCGCGATCTCGGTGGACGGCAACGGCCGGTACTGCCGGCTTGACCCCTACGCCGGCGCGCAGCTGGCGCTGGCCGAGGCCTACCGCAACGTCGCGGTCACCGGCGCCCGGCCGCTGGCTGTCACCAACTGCCTGAACTTCGGCTCGCCGGAGGACCCGGCCGTGATGTGGCAGTTCGCCGAGGCGGTCCGCGGGCTGGCCGACGGCTGCCAGCAGCTGGGCATTCCGGTGACCGGGGGCAATGTCAGCTTCTACAACCAGACTGGGACCACCGCCATCCTCCCCACGCCGGTGGTCGGGGTGCTCGGGGTCATCGACGACGTCACCCGCCGGACGCCGATGGCGCTGCGCCAGGACGGCGCCCAGCTCTACCTGCTCGGTGACACCCGTGATGAGTTCGGCGGCTCGGAGTGGGCCCACGTCGCGCACGGCTTTCTCGGTGGCCGGCCGCCGGCAGTGGACCTCGACCGGGAGCGGTTGCTCGCCGACGTGCTGATCAACGCCTCCCGGGACGGCCTGATCGACGCCGCCCACGACCTGTCCGACGGCGGGCTGTTCGTGGCCGTGGCCGAGGCCTGCCTGCGCGGCAACGTCGGCGTCCGGCTGATCCTGCCCGAGGGCGCGGACCCGTTCGTGTTCCTGTTTTCCGAGTCGGCCGGGCGGGCGATCGTGGCAGTGCCGCGCACCGAGCAGGTCCGGTTCACCGACATGTGCACCGCTCGCGGGTTGCCCGCGCAGCGTATCGGCGTGCTCGACGTGCTCGAGTCGGCCATCGAGGTGCAGGGGCAGTTCCGGCTGCCGATGCCGGAGTTGCGGGTGGCCTGGGCCTCGACGCTGCCTGCGCTGTTCGGCTGA
- a CDS encoding sterol carrier family protein yields MPSDPSRPLLAQAALMRDWLAQLPYEAFGQPSVLPGWDVRQLTGHVSMIFQGLLGALGSPVLTAQDPPLALHDYVARYRPDAELIDAVTAELAADRTPDDLLTGLDLLLSQARVRLAEPLPKVVRAPRGPISGADYLMTRIFEVLAHSEDLSRSLPDREPIRLDRTALGVGVRGLAGMLAAKYPGRSVEVRVPPFTAVQCIQGPRHTRGTPPNVVEADPVTFVLLATGRADWSQALAAGQVRASGARADLSEQLPLL; encoded by the coding sequence ATGCCCTCTGATCCGAGCCGGCCGCTGCTCGCCCAAGCCGCGCTGATGCGGGACTGGCTGGCGCAGCTGCCCTACGAGGCGTTCGGCCAGCCCAGCGTGCTGCCTGGCTGGGACGTCCGGCAGCTGACCGGGCACGTGTCGATGATCTTCCAGGGGCTGCTGGGCGCGCTGGGCTCGCCGGTCTTGACGGCTCAGGACCCGCCGCTGGCGTTGCACGACTACGTCGCCCGCTACCGGCCGGATGCCGAGCTGATCGACGCGGTCACCGCCGAGCTGGCAGCTGACCGGACGCCGGATGACCTGCTCACCGGGCTGGACCTGCTGTTGAGCCAGGCGCGCGTCCGGCTGGCTGAGCCGCTGCCCAAGGTGGTCCGGGCGCCGCGCGGGCCGATCAGCGGCGCTGATTACCTGATGACCCGGATCTTCGAGGTGCTGGCGCATTCGGAGGACCTGAGCCGGTCGCTGCCGGACCGGGAGCCGATCCGGCTGGACCGCACGGCGCTCGGAGTGGGCGTGCGCGGCCTGGCCGGCATGCTCGCGGCCAAGTACCCGGGCCGGTCGGTCGAGGTGCGGGTGCCGCCGTTCACCGCGGTGCAGTGCATCCAAGGCCCGCGGCACACCCGGGGCACCCCGCCGAACGTGGTCGAGGCCGACCCGGTCACGTTTGTGCTGTTGGCCACCGGGCGCGCGGACTGGAGCCAGGCCCTGGCCGCCGGTCAGGTCCGCGCCAGCGGCGCCCGGGCCGACCTGAGCGAGCAGTTGCCGCTGCTCTAA
- a CDS encoding tetratricopeptide repeat protein, whose translation MTASGFARPPGRVRPFTPSQESAADLSDRTVGRDETLEILVDRLVSAATSGNRAHSLLVGPRGSGKTHLLNVALHRALQRPEVRKRLRFVRFDEDAVGITRYFDILQEVLSALSPPQPGSRRSALPLNPEEAVAEALGDQVLVLVIENLDRIFHAFGEGGQQDFRSWVENSRQVMVLATTPLLFPGVSDRALPWWGNFGISHLEELDVGQGRELLIRLAQGSGDTALAEFLATDKGEARLRAINALAGGSPRIWMILSECLTVELLDELVPAVEALLEGLVPYYQQLLWDLSPVEQRLVRELADGPHQAATVAELAKAAGIEQRVAASTLGRLADIRWVRAEKVPELDKRSTWYRLREPMLRHHFHYRSATTQPLPLIVEILRAWYDPDERRGQLLRAEPGSHVERFAAATLRAESRRFDLAYGDRDPDALQVEARTWVYGAAADSRTPEAGSLIDTAVMSIRAGAAEARDSIERRQLDVTTKRVADVIVKCAAAQDGAVAVADRVAELLRLAAKSTTGMTHDVIEFVSACWDAPSDSRTAIARLRTLAAGRQFVDDRLGLDVRHELAWLTADTGDPASARDQFATLVVDRARVCGPEDRDTLSARQGLAWATDDAVSARDQFAALVVDRARVAGPDDRETLRARHSLAWFTGEAGDPFLARDLFAALAVDFLRVFGPYDRDTLRVRRSLAWFTGDADGPASARELYGQLVADFVRMFGPDDSDTLATRDSLAWFTAQAGDPASARDLFAALVADRTRVFGADDRDTLDARRSLAWFSAEAGDPASARDLLEELVADFVRVFGSDDSDTLDARHTLAWFTAEAGDPASARDQFEALAADYARVLGPENRATLRARIQLAWLSGEVGVPLQAINEARPVLRLGPHNAPELTALANAVIRENVRKLLSSQRSQLVDPLTLEGQLVTDLRVAVEGSAEAMVRLPLELVEIVESLRASLESVGSR comes from the coding sequence ATGACGGCAAGTGGGTTCGCACGTCCTCCGGGTCGCGTCCGGCCGTTCACGCCCTCGCAGGAATCGGCTGCTGACCTATCGGACCGCACGGTTGGCCGTGACGAGACTCTGGAAATACTGGTCGATCGACTGGTCAGTGCCGCGACCTCCGGCAACCGTGCGCACAGCCTGCTGGTCGGCCCTCGCGGGTCGGGCAAGACGCATCTGCTGAACGTGGCGCTTCACCGTGCGCTGCAACGACCCGAGGTCCGGAAGCGGCTGAGGTTCGTTCGCTTCGACGAGGACGCGGTAGGCATCACCCGCTACTTCGACATCCTGCAAGAGGTGCTGTCCGCGCTCAGCCCCCCGCAGCCAGGTAGCCGTCGGTCCGCGCTGCCTTTGAATCCTGAAGAGGCAGTCGCCGAGGCATTGGGCGATCAGGTGCTGGTGCTGGTGATCGAGAACCTGGATCGGATCTTTCATGCGTTCGGCGAAGGTGGTCAGCAGGATTTTCGCTCCTGGGTCGAGAACTCCCGGCAAGTCATGGTGCTGGCGACGACGCCGCTGCTGTTCCCCGGTGTCAGCGATCGAGCTTTGCCGTGGTGGGGCAACTTCGGCATTTCGCATCTGGAAGAACTCGACGTCGGACAGGGCCGCGAGTTACTGATACGCCTCGCACAGGGCTCGGGTGACACGGCGCTGGCGGAATTCCTGGCAACAGACAAGGGCGAGGCCAGGCTGCGCGCGATCAACGCCCTGGCTGGCGGCTCGCCAAGGATCTGGATGATCCTGTCCGAATGCCTGACCGTTGAGTTGCTGGACGAGCTGGTGCCGGCGGTCGAGGCACTGCTTGAGGGGCTGGTGCCGTACTACCAGCAGCTGTTGTGGGACTTGTCGCCCGTTGAACAGCGGCTGGTCCGGGAACTGGCAGACGGCCCGCATCAGGCAGCAACGGTGGCTGAGCTGGCGAAGGCGGCCGGCATCGAGCAGCGGGTGGCCGCCTCAACCCTCGGCCGGCTTGCTGACATCCGGTGGGTGCGCGCTGAGAAGGTCCCAGAACTGGACAAGAGATCAACTTGGTACCGGCTGCGTGAGCCGATGCTGCGGCACCACTTTCACTACCGCTCTGCCACCACCCAACCGCTACCGCTGATCGTCGAGATCTTGCGTGCCTGGTATGACCCTGACGAAAGGCGGGGGCAGCTTCTGCGCGCTGAGCCCGGCTCTCACGTCGAGCGATTTGCGGCAGCAACTCTACGGGCTGAGTCCCGGCGTTTTGATCTGGCTTATGGCGACCGTGACCCAGATGCCTTACAGGTTGAAGCGAGAACGTGGGTCTATGGTGCTGCAGCCGACTCGCGTACGCCTGAAGCGGGAAGCCTCATCGACACAGCAGTGATGTCGATCCGAGCCGGTGCGGCTGAGGCTCGGGATTCAATCGAACGGCGACAGCTTGATGTGACTACTAAGCGGGTCGCGGATGTGATTGTCAAATGTGCGGCTGCTCAGGACGGTGCAGTTGCTGTGGCCGACCGAGTTGCCGAACTGCTCCGGTTAGCCGCCAAGTCGACAACCGGTATGACACACGACGTCATCGAGTTCGTGTCAGCCTGTTGGGATGCGCCCTCTGACAGCCGGACAGCGATCGCCCGTTTGCGCACGCTGGCAGCCGGACGGCAATTTGTCGATGACCGGTTAGGGCTCGATGTGCGCCACGAACTGGCGTGGTTGACCGCGGACACGGGTGACCCGGCGTCGGCGCGGGACCAGTTCGCGACTTTGGTTGTGGATCGTGCGCGGGTGTGCGGTCCTGAGGATCGTGACACGTTGAGTGCGCGACAGGGTTTGGCCTGGGCTACGGATGATGCAGTGTCGGCGCGGGACCAGTTCGCGGCCTTGGTTGTGGATCGTGCGCGGGTAGCTGGGCCTGATGATCGTGAGACATTGCGCGCGCGCCATAGTTTGGCGTGGTTCACCGGTGAGGCGGGTGACCCGTTTTTGGCACGGGACTTATTTGCGGCGTTAGCGGTTGACTTCCTAAGGGTGTTCGGGCCCTACGATCGTGACACGTTGCGCGTGCGGCGAAGTTTGGCATGGTTCACCGGTGATGCAGATGGCCCGGCGTCGGCGCGGGAGCTGTACGGGCAGCTGGTGGCCGACTTCGTGCGAATGTTCGGGCCGGATGATTCTGACACGTTAGCCACACGGGACAGCTTGGCGTGGTTCACCGCGCAGGCGGGTGACCCGGCGTCGGCGCGGGATCTGTTCGCGGCGTTGGTGGCTGATCGTACGCGGGTGTTCGGAGCTGATGATCGTGACACGTTGGACGCGCGGCGAAGTTTGGCGTGGTTCTCTGCGGAGGCGGGTGATCCGGCGTCGGCGCGGGATCTGCTTGAGGAACTGGTGGCAGACTTCGTGCGGGTGTTCGGGTCGGATGATTCTGACACGTTAGACGCGCGGCACACCTTGGCGTGGTTCACTGCGGAGGCGGGTGATCCGGCGTCGGCGCGGGACCAGTTCGAGGCGTTGGCGGCTGATTATGCGCGGGTGCTCGGCCCTGAAAATCGCGCCACGCTCAGAGCGCGGATCCAACTGGCTTGGCTGTCCGGTGAAGTTGGCGTCCCTCTGCAGGCGATCAACGAAGCCCGACCTGTGCTCAGGCTTGGGCCGCACAATGCCCCCGAGTTGACAGCACTGGCAAACGCAGTGATTCGAGAGAACGTCCGAAAACTGCTATCTAGTCAAAGATCACAATTGGTGGATCCGCTAACTCTGGAGGGGCAGCTGGTGACAGATTTGCGCGTAGCGGTCGAGGGTTCGGCTGAAGCCATGGTGCGGTTGCCGTTGGAGCTGGTCGAGATCGTCGAGAGCCTGCGAGCATCACTAGAGAGCGTTGGTTCGCGCTGA
- a CDS encoding MOSC domain-containing protein, with protein MSNEQPSVVAVSLDDRHRFSKKPVEQITLIAGHGVEGDAHAGATVKHRFQMRRDKTQPNLRQVHLMHAELFDELAGQGFEVEPGQLGENVTTRGLDLLTLPAGTLLRMGPEAVVQVTGLRDPCVLIDKFQHGLLKAVIERDGDGRLIGKAGIMGVVVHGGPVSPADPVTVELPAPPHVALEVI; from the coding sequence GTGAGCAATGAGCAGCCGTCGGTGGTCGCGGTCAGCCTCGACGACCGCCACCGCTTCAGCAAGAAGCCGGTCGAGCAGATCACCCTCATCGCCGGTCACGGCGTCGAGGGCGACGCGCACGCCGGCGCCACGGTCAAACACCGATTCCAGATGCGCAGGGATAAGACCCAGCCCAACCTGCGCCAGGTGCACCTGATGCACGCCGAGCTGTTCGACGAGCTCGCCGGGCAGGGCTTCGAGGTCGAACCCGGCCAGCTCGGCGAGAACGTCACCACCCGCGGACTCGACCTGCTCACCCTGCCGGCCGGCACGCTGCTGCGAATGGGTCCCGAAGCAGTCGTCCAGGTCACCGGCCTGCGCGACCCGTGCGTCCTGATCGACAAGTTCCAGCACGGCCTGCTCAAGGCCGTGATCGAACGCGACGGCGACGGCCGGCTGATCGGCAAGGCCGGCATCATGGGCGTCGTCGTGCACGGCGGCCCGGTCAGCCCCGCGGACCCGGTGACGGTCGAGCTGCCCGCGCCGCCGCACGTCGCCCTTGAGGTCATCTGA